The following nucleotide sequence is from Scyliorhinus torazame isolate Kashiwa2021f chromosome 4, sScyTor2.1, whole genome shotgun sequence.
ctcattaATCGGCCTTGAATGCAACAGATTTTCCTCTGAGAAAAGATTTCAAATCTCATTGTTATTGAAAATGCACTGAGGCACAAAGGCATACTAAATGAGAGCTTTCCAGTGCACTGATTTTGAACAGAGCTTTATCCAGTTACACGGCCTGAAAacacatcacatcattcacagagTGGAGAAATTACACACGTTCTtcgtgtggacaaggcttcaattGATTGTACTGCCTGATGACACATCAGGACACCAGAACTATGGAGAAGCAATGGAAATGTGAAGACTGTGGCAAAGAATTCAGTTGTCACTCCCGACTGGAAtaccatcgacgcagtcacactggggagaggccatggaAATGTGGCGATTGTGGTAAAAGATTCAATCATCGATACCTGCTGGAATACCATCGACGGAATCACACAggcgagagaccattcacctgctcgatgtgtgggaagggatttgctcaatCAGCTAACCTCATGTTGCACCAACggattcacactgatgagaggccgtttagctgctctacctgtgggaagagattcaattgTTCAGCCAACCTTAACGGACACCAACGGATTCACTCcacagagaggccgttcacctgctccgtatgtgggaagggattcactggatCCTCCGATCTGCTAAAACACCAGCGAACGCACAGTGAGGAGAGGCCGTATCGTTGCATGTCCTGTGGGAACAGGTTCAAGCAGGCATCTACCCTCACGGcacaccagctagttcacactggggagagaccattcacctgttcctcgtgtgggaagggattcactggggCATCGGGCCTCCATTCACACCAGAGAATACACACCGAGGAGAAGCCATTTAGCTGCCCCTCTTGTGGGAAGAGGTTCAGGCAGTCATCCACCCTCATTgcgcaccagcgcattcacactggggagagaccgttcacctgctcagtgtgtggaaaggcattcactcattcatctggcctccagtcacaccagcgcattcacacaaaggagaagccgttcatctgctcctcTTGTGGAAAGAGGTTCAAACATTCAACTGCCCTCCATgcgcatcagcgagttcacactggcgagaggccattctcctgctccgtgtgtgggaagacattcactcactcttccaaccttctgtcccaccgTCGCATCCACACCAATGAGAAGCCGTTCAACTGCACTTACTGCGGGAAATGGTTCAGGCAGTCATCCACACTCatggcacaccagcgggttcacagtggtgagaggccgttcacctgctccatttgtgggaaaggattcactcagtccgccaacctgctgatgcaccaacgcactcacactggcgagaggccattcacctgctccatttgtgggaaaggattcactcagtccagCAGTCTGCTGTTACACCAACGTACTCATACTGCAGAAGAatattcacctgctgtgtgtgtggaaccagattCACTGAATCACAATACCTGCTGACACCATAAGatgttggagcagaagtaggccaatctGCATGTTGACtttattccaccattcaatgagatcacgactgatctaatgggataatcctcaactccaccttctccccataacccatgattccCTTACTGGTTAAAAATTTGTCTATCTTGAACATACTTTGTGACCCAACTTCTACAGCCCTCTGGGGTAAGGAATTCCGCAGACTCACTATtatctgggagaagaaattcctcctcatctctgtcttaaatctgCTGATGTACCAACGCACTCAAACTGGCGAGAGACACGTCAGCAATGTTCTGAGTTTGGTGTTATTGCTACTGTTTACTCCCATTCAGGAATAATAGTCTGAAAAACGTTTTCTGATGCTAACATTCCCTCTTACTGGCTGGAGTTTAACATTCTGGGTCCACTGATGCCTGGGCTGGACCGTCTGTGATAAAGCACCATCTGTCATCTTTGCCCTCAACTCAAGAACTCGCAACAGCAGTTCATTCACAGCAAAATAGGAACTTTTACTTTATCCTAAATTGATTTTTGGTGCATAATCAACAATTCAGTGTTTGAAAGGTTCCACTCATTAACATCGTCAATTTGTGTTCATTAATCCTTGCTGGTGGTTCTTGCAGATCTGCCGCATTTTGAAATTGATTTATCAAGGTGAATGAAGTAAAATATTTGACAAAAGCTTCATTAATCAACGTGGATACTATTTGAAGTCGCTGCTTCAATCATTTAAGATGCAGCACCCGTAACAAAGTCTGGTTTGAGACCCACTCTGCAGAGATAGCAGCTGGAATTGAAGTATAAAGGAAAGTCTACCCAAAACCCAACTTCAGCACTGCATGAATTGAAAGTAGCTCAGACACAAGTGCATTTGAAcactagttctggatgtccccaacatcgtGAACATTCTTCATGACTTGGTTTGATCCAGAGGTCACATCttaagaataagggataagccattcaggactgagatgaggaagaacctcttctctctgagagttgtgaacttgtggaattctctactacagaaagctgttggggccagtttgttggatatattcaagaatgAGCTGAAAGTGCCCCTTGCAgctaaagagatcaaggggtatggagagaaatcaAGAGTGGGATTCTGAATATGCATGATCAGCCATGGTGGTGCAGGttcaaatggccgaatggcctattcctgcacctattttctacgttatgtagccatctcagatggccacctgcaaaggaccatgggaattatggccaacccaggactcagacacactcagagcttgtgtgtgtatttgcaacccagatagctggacgcgatcgaaacccccgctcgtttgcattctaatggcccatttccccagaacaaaaggactgtactcaggtaaccgatacagatgcagactaaccggtgccactcgctttgctaagaaagcccaaacagccaaggtcaatgaccgctcaggacacacccagccatcaaggtacccgcccctttattggccaaaatcgaaggcagtgattgaagcctgttgaattattggctaaggaccgccccaaagagcgcgaaatcccagagggataaaaagagacatagCCAtgggttcggtctctcttggccccggcctatgcctaaaaccaagtgtagcattacaaccagaagacaagttcaagaccaacgatcgctaccagacggatgagcccagcagaaacgaagccacttcttctacccagccgcgcaagatccgaacaaaggccttgttcatctgcaaagagccggttgccctgaagttaagtataggttgttgtagttgttaggtgta
It contains:
- the LOC140410342 gene encoding uncharacterized protein; the protein is MTHQDTRTMEKQWKCEDCGKEFSCHSRLEYHRRSHTGERPWKCGDCGKRFNHRYLLEYHRRNHTGERPFTCSMCGKGFAQSANLMLHQRIHTDERPFSCSTCGKRFNCSANLNGHQRIHSTERPFTCSVCGKGFTGSSDLLKHQRTHSEERPYRCMSCGNRFKQASTLTAHQLVHTGERPFTCSSCGKGFTGASGLHSHQRIHTEEKPFSCPSCGKRFRQSSTLIAHQRIHTGERPFTCSVCGKAFTHSSGLQSHQRIHTKEKPFICSSCGKRFKHSTALHAHQRVHTGERPFSCSVCGKTFTHSSNLLSHRRIHTNEKPFNCTYCGKWFRQSSTLMAHQRVHSGERPFTCSICGKGFTQSANLLMHQRTHTGERPFTCSICGKGFTQSSSLLLHQRTHTAEEYSPAVCVEPDSLNHNTC